One window from the genome of Funiculus sociatus GB2-C1 encodes:
- a CDS encoding response regulator has protein sequence MNQSNAIRVLVVDDHPVVRQGLVGMLEEVPDILVVGQAGNGQEALAVFRQEQPDATLMDLRMPQMDGVAAITAICTEFPAARIIVLTTYEGDEDIYQGLRAGAKGYLLKDAEPEELLAAIRAVHKGQKHIPPQVGAKLLERMTSPELSDRELEVLQLITIGKSTQAISKALHITERTVNFHINHILSKLGVEDRTQAVIVALRRGIVSL, from the coding sequence ATGAATCAATCTAATGCCATTCGTGTTCTGGTTGTAGACGATCACCCGGTTGTGCGTCAGGGCTTGGTCGGGATGCTAGAAGAAGTGCCAGATATTCTTGTTGTTGGACAAGCTGGAAATGGTCAGGAGGCACTTGCTGTCTTTCGTCAAGAACAGCCAGATGCAACTTTGATGGACTTGCGAATGCCCCAGATGGATGGAGTCGCTGCGATTACTGCCATCTGCACCGAGTTTCCTGCTGCTCGGATTATCGTATTGACGACTTACGAGGGCGATGAAGATATTTATCAGGGATTACGGGCAGGAGCCAAAGGATATTTACTCAAAGATGCTGAGCCAGAAGAATTGCTGGCTGCTATTCGCGCTGTTCACAAAGGACAGAAGCACATTCCACCTCAGGTAGGTGCAAAACTCTTAGAGCGCATGACGAGTCCAGAATTGAGCGATCGCGAATTAGAGGTACTTCAACTCATTACAATAGGCAAGAGCACCCAAGCTATTAGCAAGGCTCTACATATTACTGAACGGACTGTCAACTTTCATATCAATCATATTTTAAGTAAGTTGGGTGTAGAGGATCGCACTCAAGCCGTGATCGTTGCATTAAGGCGGGGCATTGTTAGCTTGTAG
- a CDS encoding DsbA family protein, protein MSLGDYYNRLLVPISEQDHIQGLVSASVALVEYGDYQCLNCGEAHQLIKAIQQQLYDLCFVFRHFPQPQIHPYAQRAAEAAQAAAAQGQFWQMHDILFTHQQALGNDHLVEYANNLGLDIPQFLQDISSKVHINRINQDIESGLNSGVTAAPALFINEIRYIGRWNIDQLMAAIITVSN, encoded by the coding sequence ATGAGTCTCGGTGATTATTATAATCGGTTGCTTGTGCCAATTTCTGAACAAGATCATATTCAGGGATTGGTGAGCGCTTCAGTGGCACTCGTTGAATATGGTGACTATCAATGTCTTAATTGTGGCGAAGCTCACCAATTAATCAAGGCGATCCAGCAACAGCTATACGACTTATGCTTTGTATTTCGCCACTTTCCACAGCCACAAATACATCCTTATGCCCAACGTGCAGCCGAAGCGGCCCAAGCGGCAGCCGCCCAAGGTCAGTTTTGGCAAATGCATGACATTTTGTTCACCCATCAACAAGCGTTAGGAAACGATCATCTTGTGGAGTATGCCAATAATTTAGGACTTGATATCCCTCAATTTCTGCAAGATATATCAAGTAAAGTACATATCAATCGCATCAATCAAGATATCGAAAGTGGATTAAACAGTGGAGTAACAGCTGCCCCAGCACTGTTTATTAATGAAATTCGCTATATTGGTCGCTGGAATATTGACCAGTTGATGGCAGCAATTATCACTGTAAGTAATTGA
- a CDS encoding SDR family oxidoreductase: MKKLEGKVALVTGGTSGIGLATAKRFVAEGAYVFITGRRQTELDAAVKAIGENITGVQSDASKMEDLDRLFATIEQEKGHLDVIFANAGGGELVPLGAITEEHFDKTFNTNVKGLLFTVQKALPLLPEGASIILNASTTTTMGTPAFSVYSATKAAVRSFARNWTLDLKERQIRVNAISPGVVPTPGYNLMGLSDEQVQDFVATEAKNIPLGRVGTPDEIAKAVVFLACDDSSFVNGIELFVDGGMAQI; this comes from the coding sequence ATGAAAAAACTAGAAGGAAAAGTCGCTCTTGTCACCGGCGGTACCAGCGGCATCGGTCTTGCCACTGCTAAGCGCTTTGTCGCCGAAGGGGCATATGTCTTCATCACCGGTCGTCGCCAAACTGAACTTGATGCCGCTGTCAAAGCGATCGGTGAAAACATCACGGGTGTTCAGAGCGATGCCTCCAAGATGGAAGACCTCGATCGCCTGTTCGCCACGATTGAGCAAGAGAAAGGACACCTCGATGTGATCTTCGCCAATGCTGGTGGTGGAGAACTCGTTCCACTTGGAGCAATCACCGAAGAACACTTTGACAAAACCTTCAACACTAACGTCAAAGGACTGCTGTTCACCGTGCAGAAGGCACTACCTCTGTTGCCAGAGGGCGCTTCCATCATTCTAAACGCCTCGACTACTACTACTATGGGTACCCCAGCCTTCAGCGTTTACAGTGCGACCAAAGCCGCTGTGCGCTCGTTTGCTCGCAATTGGACACTCGACCTCAAAGAGCGCCAGATCCGAGTTAATGCTATTAGCCCTGGTGTCGTGCCCACTCCCGGTTACAATCTCATGGGACTGAGTGATGAGCAGGTGCAGGATTTCGTAGCAACTGAAGCCAAAAATATCCCACTAGGACGAGTCGGCACACCGGATGAGATTGCCAAAGCCGTCGTCTTTCTCGCTTGTGACGACAGCAGCTTTGTCAACGGCATCGAGCTGTTTGTCGATGGCGGTATGGCACAGATTTAA
- a CDS encoding cupin domain-containing protein, with translation MNRDRQYLYSTAIDNPEKLQSLPQHLNSSSLNHVFTHIAQEVAQRLQSSHDFPVNRDSNPDEAIAIQAIAHLQRLTPLTNKAIKHQLYTYPQGEKSNLMTQSFWLLGNRITIIADHTTTGGQYDLIEGYNPPGTLTPLHRHTRYSEQLYVLEGELTVWAGKNKAVLTPGESFLISPGTPHVVGVLSDKPARALVVAAPSGFARLIAATGTVDETEPTDLALFERISAEIGDEILGAPGDVPPT, from the coding sequence ATGAACCGTGATCGGCAATACCTTTACTCCACTGCTATCGATAATCCTGAAAAGTTGCAAAGCCTGCCGCAACACCTCAACAGCTCCAGTTTGAATCATGTATTTACCCATATTGCACAAGAGGTTGCTCAGCGGCTTCAGTCATCTCATGATTTTCCAGTTAATCGAGACAGCAATCCTGATGAGGCGATAGCGATTCAAGCGATCGCACATTTGCAGCGATTGACCCCTCTGACTAATAAGGCTATTAAACATCAACTTTATACCTATCCACAAGGAGAAAAGAGCAATCTTATGACACAATCTTTCTGGCTTTTGGGCAATCGTATCACCATCATTGCCGATCACACTACAACAGGTGGTCAGTACGATCTAATCGAGGGCTACAACCCTCCGGGTACACTAACGCCCCTCCATCGCCACACGCGCTATTCCGAACAACTCTACGTGCTGGAAGGGGAGCTTACGGTCTGGGCGGGTAAGAACAAGGCTGTGCTAACCCCTGGCGAAAGCTTTCTGATTTCTCCTGGCACTCCTCACGTCGTTGGCGTGCTCAGCGATAAACCAGCGCGTGCATTAGTCGTTGCTGCACCCAGCGGTTTTGCTCGGTTGATTGCAGCAACCGGGACGGTAGATGAGACAGAACCAACAGACCTGGCGCTATTTGAACGCATTAGCGCTGAGATTGGCGACGAAATTCTGGGTGCGCCCGGAGATGTACCCCCCACATGA